The sequence tttaaatgtcattaaGGCTGTGTTATGACTTCTCCAAAGGGGAATGAGCTGACAGAGCACCAACAGCATCTCTTAACTTCTAAtactgttgtttgtttcttttcaagttAATCAAATGATAATGCAGCAGGGATGCAGCAAGCATTACAAAGCTTACACAGCCCACCTGTGGAACTGACCCAGCTGACTTCTGGTCTTACACTCAAGTGCACAGGACAAGCACGGCACTCAGGGCTATGCAGGGCTTTGATCAACATTTGCCTTCTGAGTCCTCCAACAAAGCAACGTGGGTTGGCTTTGCAAGCCAGCATTATGTGAGGAGCTCTGAAGAACCACAGCAGCCTCACACATAttagaatgctttttttttttctgccctcttTGGAGATAAACTGTCTGGACTAAGTTACACCAAACGGCTATCTCACTAGTATTTCTATTCTAATAGCAAATGCCTAAAGAAAAGTAGAACAAGGCAATTGTGTAAGAATGCTTCCCAGAATACTCCTGCAGCCTTCCACAGCACAggaatttataatattttaacagCTCTAGCCTTATatagaaaaaggagaaaaataactaTTTCCCAGACATATTCTGCATAGCCAGCTAGGTAAGGAAACAGTTGCAGTTCCAAGGTCGTACACAGGATGCTGCTTAATTATAGAAAATGCAATGAGAACACTAAACGTTTGAAAACAATTCAGCTTTTGTATATTTAATCCTGAAAATCCAGAAAATACTGTATAGTGATGTTCCACAGTCAAAATAACAGCAGTGCTTTCTAGCAGGTAAAACAATCAGCTAACCTCTtcatttccagttttatttaagTCTTCTCTCCATGTTTCTACTCATTGGAAAAGTTACTCATGTTCACTTTCTTGTTATGCCCAGGCAGTCAATATGtaacatatttaaaagaaaaaaagtatcagaTGCAAGTGGCTGCATCAGAGtttagtaattttatttttttaagtcagcATCATTTTTTGAGGTCTTTCTCAGCAAATGTTTTCcaccatctttgtagctctCAGCACACCTTGGAATCTGCCTACACTTCTATTTCTTGCTTCTCATGCAGGATGACTGACTGGACtataaaaaggaaggaaagcacagCACCCTAGGGACACCTGATACcatgtttccttttaaagaacTTCTGTTCCTTCAGCGTATTTAGGCTGAGTGGAGAAGATTTTCTGCATGAACACAGGAGATCGGTTCATTAGCTGAAGCAGTATCAAGACACTGGAGACACACTGTCCATAAAGCAAGAATTTAATACAAATCAAATGCAAGAGAACCTTTGGGCTCTCACAGTTCATTTCACTGCCACCCAAGGTTTAGCATACTGCTGATTTATCCTCTGAGTCACTGCTGCCTGTAACTGGGCTACTTACAAAGTAACGttggtggggttttttgttttgttttgtttttaagaaccGATTGTTCATCTTTCCTAAGTGACAAGAGCCTGATTGCAGAAACAGAAATCGTTCCCTGTCTGGAAACAACTGCCCTGACATCCCTAAACTGGATTAAATCAGCATTTACAGTTCTTTTTTAAGTCAACACCTGTCAATTAAACAGATGAATGAGCAAGGATGATTCTCACTTATTTTCCCCCAGGATCCTGAACTTTTGTGCTCTGTAGATGGCAGTGATTATTTACACATCCTGCCCTGTGTTTCCTCACTACCAGGAGCTGCATTCACACAGATGTTACACGGAAGCACTCAGATATCCAGTGCCCTTATTCcgctttttctcctttttcctcacaGAAGCTGGATCTTCATTACAGAGCACTCCCTTTTGTACAGATTGCTTCCTCATCTGCTGTAAAAGGTCTGCTTTATTCAAAAGCAACAGGAGAACGGGAAAATCTCCCAGTATAAAAGACATTCTTAGGTTAATGTCAGTTCTGCAGGAAGGAAACCAATTCCTTCCAGAGGCACCTTTGCAAAGATGCCTTTCTACAGTGTGAGGCTAGAGGACTGCTGCGTAGATTTGAGGCTTGGGGTCCATGCATGGTTGGCAGATCTGTTTTGTCTAAAGGCACACTGAAAGAGAATCTTTTCCTCAGGAAATTCAGAGATTCTTGCAAAACGTTTTCTATTGCATAGCATCCTTTTTAAGTTTATGGGAGATCTGGCACAGTTTCTACCCACAGCTTTAATCTTTCTAGAAGAAATTAAAGCGAAACTCTTCTTGGGAAGCTGTGAATCTGAATGAGCCTGTATTAAGTGTCCCGTTTGACTCTGAAGGGGATCCTGCTGAATCTTGGCTTTTCCTACACACTCCAGAGCGCTTCCTGACGACCTGGCAGTTCTTGTTGCGGATGCTTTCCTCCACTTCCATGATCCTGGCAGATTTTGCAGCTtaaagaggggagaaaacagcGGGAAGTTATGTTTAGTCATCTAATACAGCGAGCTCCCACTCTTCAGAGCTATGTGGAGGGCAGGAGTGAAGtcctttcctcttcatttcccCCTGTGTGCCCAGTGTTCCTACCTGCCTGCATGAGCTTCAGCTGTTTGCACCGCTCCTCCTCCATCTTCTTCCTGTAGTCTCCGAAAAGGGTTCTCATGACTTGACGCTTCTTCACCAGCGGAGCCTTGTCATTGCGCAGTGTCTTGATTGCACGGAGAGCCTCCTCGGCTGAAGCAGTGCAAAGCAGAAACAACCCACAGTTTAAGACACTCCACGGGGCCTCCCCTGCTGCATGGCTCCTGCCTGCCAACCCCTCCCACAGGGGAGATCACCCGTTCCCTTGAATGCTCACCCTGCTTTGGAGTGGATTTCTGCGTCTTCAGGCCAAGCTCCAGTTGTTCCGCACACCAGTCCACCTCCTTCCACAGCTGGTCGTCTGACTGCTATCCAACACAGAATAGTGTGCATGAGGAGACAAACCATGCAAAAATCAGCAGCAGttgctacacacacacaaaaatctgcATAAAGGCAGGACTATCCAAAATTTCTGGTTCTGGTGATTACTTTATAGGCTTCCATACATTTTCCCTATTCCCTACATTTTCAGTGGGTAAACTTAAAGCACTGGACAAATGTTTTGTTGCAACTCCTTGCCTTTGTTTGATGGATTTAACACCTGGCTGCCATTCAGATGACAGTTTTCTGCAAAGCTGGCCAGGCCCTTTCACACAAAAGAAGCTGTCAATTCAACTTACGGATGGGAGGAATAAgcatgaacaaaacaaaacaacaataaaaactaCCCCAAAACCTGCCTGAAATCAAAGAGTAAGTAATGGACAAAATAAGAAGCTGAGTCTTGATGCCTCAGCTCCTTTGTGGTTGCTCAGCCAGAACTGCATGAAGACTAGGGAGCTGAAGGCCATGAAGATGGAAGGAGCCAAGCCCTATCGCATAAAGCCTGCTGAGCTAACTGAACAGCGAAAGGGAGAGAACCAGGGCTGCACCCAAGGTCTGAAGCAATTGTTAACTGTTCTGTACACGTAAACACAAAAGCCCTCATGTTATCTCCTTCTTTTCCTTACAACAATCTCCTTCAATGGACGGGAAGGGCTTTACATCATCTTCTCCTACCTTTCTGATACTCAGCACTGTTTACTGGTAAGGCTGTTGGTAAGCAATACTTTGGACGGAAAGCTTCAGTCCACAATATTAACAAAAGCAATTCTTTTGCAATTTTGTATGTCAGTATAGCCCAGCTGGCATTGTTAATTGTTAACTACACtgatgctgaaaagaaaaataaaatggagacCTCAACCTTAGCAGAACATTAGGAAATCTCAGGATGTGTTCAGATCGTAAGATCTTAATGGtgtgtttacacataaattGCAACTTCAGTTATTTCTGGGCCATGCTTCACAGTGGGAACCTTCTTGAAGTTCCCTGAAGGTCCACACTGGGACCTGCCACAGCCCTGTCTACACCAGCTAGcaacttttctgtttgtgttatGTAATTTGTGACAGCTGACAGTGCggaagctgggggtgcagtgCCTGCTTTAACACCCACAGACACCAGCTTGGCACTAACTGAGGACAATTACCTGCAGTATTttcatgctttgttttaaagaaaatgtggcACTCGGGTTCCCAGGATTAGCTATCACAAGTCTAAACACCAACTGTTTCAGCACAGGTCTGAAACAAAGGAACACTGCATTCCTTGGCACTGATTGGGTTCTTAACTGACTAGCAGGGGAAGAAATCAGCTGCTCCAAGCAAGCAGTAATTCTCATCTTTCATATATCATCTCGTGTCAATACTCTGATTGTTAAACTCTGCACAGACACGAACTGTCTCTTTTACTGAAGGCTTTATAAACGATGGGATCTTATCAATATTTAAATACCTGCAAAGTCTCATCCTGGTGGGATGCATCTTTATTCTGGCATCCATTAGCTTCTGTCTTTGTCTTCCTGATGACTTCAGtttcttctgtctcctttttACTGGcagaaggtttttgtttcttcttctttttcttcttctgtgcaGCTCCATTTGATGCTGATTTCTCCATCACTGTCTTATCTCCAGGAGCACTCTCTGGTTTGGGGATCTTTAATGTGGGGTGGCTTTTGTCCTCTTTGGGTGGACTACCTGCAGTTTGAGCCAACTCAGGCTTCTGCAGGGCTGTAAcctgcagcacctctgctgATTCAGCAGGCAATGCACCACCCAGCACTTCGTGATCTGCCATACCCTCTGTATGTTGGCTTGCTGGAACTAATGGCTCCAGAGGACAATCTTCATCTGCTTCATCTGGGATGGCAAAGTTGAAGGCAAATTTGGATTCATGTCCAGAGTCCACAGAATGCAGAGCTCCActccagctctcctgctcagtgGCTCTTACACTGGTTTGTatctgctcagcaccaccagcaccagggaCTGCTTCCAAAAGTGCACCAGTGGCTTCTGGGTCTGCCTCAGGAAGCGTAAAATCAAATCGGAAGTTGTTGTCAGGTGACATGGACCACGTTGGGTTTGCCTCAGAGATTTGGTCAGACTGTTTCCTGTATGCCACACCATCCGAAGCCTGCCCGTTGCCTTGTTGTACTTCCACATCACCAGCTTTTGTGcctagggaagaaaaagaatgttacTATCAATACACCTGTTTACTACTATGGGGATGCCACTGCTACTGCAACTCCCTCTGTAAAAGTACTGCCACAGAGAGGTGATCCAACCACAAGCTGCGAGATGGGAAATCTGGAGGAAAGAACCAAATTTCACCCTCCCCCGAAGGGACAGTTTGAGCTCACCTGCTTTCTCCATGCTCTTCCAATCCTTGGCTATCTTGACACTAAATCCCAAGCGCGCAGCTCATCACTTCTCGCTCCTTCTCAGAAGGAGTCCCACGGAAGCACAGGACCTTGGGTGTGTGCTGCGTCTCTTCTGCTGCATGCAAGAAAAAGATCAAGAGAAACAACAAAGAGGTTACAGTGTGCCATAAAAAACATCCTGTGAGACACTGCTGGCTGGGTCTCCTCTCAAAAAGTTCTGTGTTCGTATCACCTCTAAATAACTCGTGACAGGCATTCAAGTGAAAGAAAGCTCCAAGTGCTTCTAGAAGCTAAAACAGTACCATGAAATGTCcttaaaggacaaaaaaatagaatttaacCATTTATTATACATTTGATGAAGCGTACAGTGCAGCACTACTAGCAGCACTGAGGCTACCAAGTGCTTAACATCCATTCCCCCAAAGCAACTGAGAAATCCAAGAACATGGATTCTCTGGAAAACTGGGAAAGATCTGACTGAATTGTGAGTACCCCAAGAAAGGAATCTTTCTTGACTCTCACACAACCCACCCACATCACAACAGTAACATTAGCTCCTTGTGTTAGGTCCAATTCTCTAAAAAGCATGGTTCTTCCATGCCAGCGGGCCCCAAGGACCTCAGTTTGGGAACTTTGTATGGGCATCGTCTTCCAGTGCTTGTCTAACACATTTCAAGCCACAAAAAGTGTGATGTACGAGACCAGCACTTTGGAATgggcacacacaaaaacatccTCTTTGCTGCAGTGCTTCTCCAGGACTCTCCAAACGAGGGACACCTCACAGGCAGATTGCAGATCTAACACTGAGAGTCCCATGGTAGGAAGGGACCAGGAACCCTGCGCATACAAGGCAGAAACACCCCAACGGGGCTGGGCCCACCCAAAAAAGTGAGGTGTACATTCACAGCACCAAGGTGTCAGGGCCTTGAGCACACATGCCTCCTACATCAAAGACTTTTGCTGGCTGCATTCAAGGACTGTTTACCAATAAGAGctgttacaaaggaaaaaattaaaaaaaaaaaaaaaaaagcttcaaggGAAGCTCTCTCCTCACTCACTTGTGAGCTATTTTAAACGGAAGATCTCATGCTTGGCCTGCCTGAGCTATgttgcagcactgctgcagccacaCACCTCATTGATCCAGACCTTGACCCCGATCCACACCTAAATTCCTGGCTAGAGTTTGGATCTACCCCATCACCACAGACTTCTCTGGCAATCTGGACTCTAGGCAAAGCGTGGTTCCCTTCAGCAGTCCTGCTTTGCTCTCCTGTCAGGTGCTGTGAGAATGGGCCCCCTTCTGGCCAAgtccctgcctctgcctgccctgtCACTGTGCTTGGCTCCTAGAAAccctcccagctgctccttGACACTGGGTACCAAGCACTAGACACTGGTGTAATAAAGCAGTCTGCTGCTGGAGCATGGTGAGTGGGCACGTGTTAATTACCTCGGATCCACCAGCACTCAGCAAGGCACCTTACAAAGGTTAACCACACCTCTCCCCTGGCCATTGGCAGAAGCAAGATCTGTAAATTCATATATTAACAAGTTGGACTGATTGGATAAAACTGTGCTCTCCTGGGAAGCATTTTATATGATGTTATCTTTAAAGTAATTTCTCCTTCAAACAAGAACAATGAGGACCaagcttcataaaaataaacccagtgTTTAAGGGCCAGACATACTAATACAGCATTTctttaagactgaaaaacagaagtagaaCTGGAGAAGAACCAACCAGCAAGCAATTAGACAGTAAATCATAGAATCCCAGAAtggctggggttggaaggggccttaaagatcccctaactccaaccccctgccatggcagggatgccacccaccagatcaggttggccaaggccccctccagcctggcctcgaacacctccagggatggggcacccacagctgctctgggcagcctgttcagtgcctcactgccctagcagtgaaaaatttcttcctaacatctaatctaaaactACTGTGcaagaaacaacaaagaaaacagggagaactgaagtcacagaaatgaaatacgAAGCTGTTTACATcccagaatcattaaggttggaaaagccctccaagatcatctggtccaaccatcccctaccaccaatgtcacccactaaaccctgtccccaagcaccacgtccagcctctccttgaacacccccagggacggtgactcccccacctccctgggcaacccgtcccaacgcctgactgctctttctgagcagaaatgtctcctcgtttccaacctgaacctcccctggtgcaacttgaggccattccctctggtcctgtcactggttacCCGTGAATCCGATAATTCTTACAGTTCACTGCTGTTTGTTGGTTTGTATTTAGAACCAATCCCATATAACACgagcacaggcagcagaaagTGTCTGTCTCTGCTAAATCAgagcccaggctggagctgagctgcgGGTGGGGGGAGgctcccacctcctgctgggCACCGCTCGGCTCCCCCTGCGGCTGCCcctggggacgggggggggtcACAGTGCTTAAAATCTGCACAAATCCCACCTGCAGAATGGATCCTGAGACTGTTCCCTGAAGTCttgcaggttaaaaaaaaaacaaaaaaaacaaaaaaaaaacaccccgtTTTCTGGCTTTCCCCTGGAGGTGTGCTGTATGACCGCTCgctttctctccccccctcccttctccctcccttccctcctcccgCTTTTTGTCaccccccgctcccctccccacGCCACACGAACGAGGCGGCCACGCAACACGGGGACAACccgcgggcagccccggcccggcccggccctccccagcccccgcCGCTCCCCACGCGGCCCAGCCCGGGTCAGGCCCAGCCCCGCCGCGTTCCCCGGCCTCTCACAGCGGCCCGGGCCcggccggggggcagcggccgcGGCTCGGGGCCCACGCGGGGCCTCacctcggctcggctcggcccggcccggcctcgTCCCGGCCCCTCCGCCCCTCAgcgctccctccccgctgcccgcccgccTCCAGGCCGCGGCGCCTCCGTTCCGCCTCAGCCCCCGGCGCGCAGGGGCGGCGCGTACAGGCGGGGTCCGGCCCCACGGCTGCTTCAGGTTTCCTTTTATTGagttgtgtaaaaaaaaaacaccacaagccTTACACACCTGGTTGCATCTCGCCCCCCCGGAATTCTCCCCGCAGCAGACGGGAGCTCCCCGCACAAAGCACACCGCGGGtgccccacagctccctgcttcAGGCCGGGGGTTTGGGTGCTGCCGCCACCGGCAGCTGCTTCTAGAAATCCCCCCCATGCTGCCAGACATCCCTGCAAAGCCCAAAGCTGCCCCCAAAGCGCTTCCCACTTCTAAAGGTTATAAAAAGTACTGGAAAAATCCGCAGGCTTCCATCAGCCCTCCCCAGGCTTCTGGCTTGCCTCACAACCTCCGTGCTCGCTGAGGCTTCGCCCCTGTCTCAGCACCCCctcactacaaaaaaaaacatttgtttggtGGTTGGAGGCCCGGCAGGGGCTAAGACCGGTCACAAGGCTTGAAAACAGCATCAGGCTTGGCACAGAAGCGTCCAAGTGTCAGGAAAAGAACTGACAGTCAAGTACTGAAGAAGATAATAACGAGCACAGGAATTATGAGCTATCAGCAACTGTCTTGAAATGCCAGAAACAATCTgcaattttcttcccttctgagCCATAGGATCATCTCCCTCAGACCCCAGGCCGGACTGAGGGCGTGTGAGCCCCTCACTAAGAGCCTGGATGCATCACCTGAAGCAGCAGTGTCCTCCCTGCGGCCTGAGGAAAGCACCAGCCCCTCGGATGATGCCTGGGATCTGTTAGGCACGGCTGGGTGCAAACCCTGCAGGACCCAGCCAGCACCCAGGGTTGGAAGGAATGTTGTTTTCCGGGGCAGGATGTTGTCCATGGCTCCAGCCGAAACCACATGCTGCGGACTCAATGCCCATGCAGGGAAAAGGCACAAAGGACCAGCAATGCCTCGTTTTCCTGGGTTTGATCTCTGCCCTGAGGATTCAGCCCACACTGAGGGACAGCCCTACAACAGCACCAGTCAGCGAGCTGTGGCAGCCTTGCTCCAGAAGATGCACAACGCAGGATCAGTGCCAGTGGATCAGAATGTGGTcctcagcttctgctgaggcaACAGCAACCTTCTGACATGAAGAGCTGTGAGCTCAGCTGGTCGGCactgccagccagccagctaCAGCTGCCCAGGAGCAAGGCAAACGGCATGGAGAGG comes from Anas acuta chromosome 15, bAnaAcu1.1, whole genome shotgun sequence and encodes:
- the C15H8orf33 gene encoding UPF0488 protein C8orf33 homolog, whose translation is MEKAGTKAGDVEVQQGNGQASDGVAYRKQSDQISEANPTWSMSPDNNFRFDFTLPEADPEATGALLEAVPGAGGAEQIQTSVRATEQESWSGALHSVDSGHESKFAFNFAIPDEADEDCPLEPLVPASQHTEGMADHEVLGGALPAESAEVLQVTALQKPELAQTAGSPPKEDKSHPTLKIPKPESAPGDKTVMEKSASNGAAQKKKKKKKQKPSASKKETEETEVIRKTKTEANGCQNKDASHQDETLQQSDDQLWKEVDWCAEQLELGLKTQKSTPKQAEEALRAIKTLRNDKAPLVKKRQVMRTLFGDYRKKMEEERCKQLKLMQAAAKSARIMEVEESIRNKNCQVVRKRSGVCRKSQDSAGSPSESNGTLNTGSFRFTASQEEFRFNFF